One Streptococcus gallolyticus subsp. gallolyticus DSM 16831 DNA window includes the following coding sequences:
- a CDS encoding T7SS effector LXG polymorphic toxin encodes MGLNMTLEQSQAQAESVASVSQAQIEGYQALQQAIQQFADDTESLTGKAYEAAKAYYRAVLLPLAQGGELYAEMLAKASAKLPENYQESVDTKSWSEEQLLEYIRQEEDLINQLDEINQSLSRLELPTTQKRQMQQGTVDLIRGHHANKRVYETILEDLRAYSTDSVRLFDELDNIALQLSTGLAQAETSWNATDKSFTIPSDLSWATYLSAYSATKDLELSREERAFVNTMMTEYGFDVETAKQLLTIKRGIDSQFSYFAGYTSQERDYIFLRLIGAVSYDGVKWDETAGYLSNYFYTETISNFFTGDTQKVPMSLLEIFQVLGLSEQEAKELTYNLRLQHALANGGNTVKQMHDIDFTEGSDTYENAKINYKNAYGTTKGFDDFWDEHLKAYSNNGAGNADFTHQSITMATHLNPSGLQLSDFYGGREHVKALAGWEGDTTYNANDEKPSIGEDDYKADLDAVNIVGRMAQGQSYERAMSGYYSDVTKDETVREKEFLKNEDLDKVKGTIYASLVPVDIRRKGEEATSNYISEHYEDVSKFLSRLEAVGE; translated from the coding sequence ATGGGACTTAACATGACCTTAGAGCAGTCACAGGCACAAGCTGAGAGTGTCGCTAGTGTCAGTCAGGCTCAAATTGAAGGCTATCAAGCCTTGCAACAAGCTATTCAGCAATTTGCGGATGACACAGAGAGTTTAACAGGGAAAGCCTATGAGGCAGCTAAAGCTTATTATCGTGCCGTTCTTTTGCCACTAGCACAAGGTGGCGAACTGTATGCGGAAATGTTAGCTAAGGCGAGTGCGAAACTGCCTGAAAATTATCAGGAGAGTGTGGATACTAAGAGTTGGAGTGAAGAGCAGCTCTTAGAGTACATCCGTCAGGAAGAAGACTTGATTAATCAACTAGATGAGATTAACCAATCCTTAAGTCGTTTAGAACTGCCAACGACGCAAAAACGCCAAATGCAACAAGGCACGGTTGACTTGATTCGTGGTCACCATGCTAATAAACGTGTCTATGAAACGATTTTAGAGGACTTACGAGCTTATAGTACGGATTCGGTTCGTTTATTTGATGAGTTAGATAATATTGCCTTGCAACTCTCAACGGGTTTAGCACAAGCAGAAACTAGTTGGAACGCTACGGACAAGTCGTTTACGATCCCAAGTGATTTAAGCTGGGCGACTTATTTATCGGCTTATTCTGCGACGAAAGATTTAGAGCTTAGCCGAGAGGAACGGGCATTTGTCAATACCATGATGACAGAGTATGGCTTTGATGTGGAGACCGCTAAGCAACTGCTGACCATTAAGCGGGGGATTGATAGTCAATTTTCTTATTTTGCAGGCTACACGTCACAGGAGCGTGATTATATCTTTTTACGTTTGATTGGCGCTGTGAGCTATGATGGCGTGAAGTGGGATGAAACAGCTGGTTATTTGAGCAATTATTTTTACACTGAGACCATTAGCAATTTCTTTACAGGTGATACGCAAAAAGTGCCTATGTCGCTTTTAGAAATCTTTCAAGTTTTAGGACTTAGTGAACAAGAAGCCAAAGAGTTAACTTATAATCTCCGATTGCAACATGCTTTAGCAAATGGTGGAAATACTGTAAAACAAATGCATGATATTGATTTTACTGAAGGTTCTGATACATATGAAAATGCAAAGATAAATTATAAAAATGCGTATGGAACAACGAAAGGTTTTGATGACTTTTGGGATGAACATTTAAAAGCTTATTCTAATAATGGAGCAGGGAATGCAGATTTTACGCACCAATCCATTACCATGGCAACACACTTGAATCCATCTGGTCTGCAATTGTCGGACTTTTATGGTGGGCGAGAACATGTGAAAGCTTTGGCTGGCTGGGAGGGTGATACCACCTATAATGCTAATGATGAGAAGCCTAGCATTGGTGAAGATGATTATAAAGCCGACTTGGATGCTGTTAATATTGTTGGTCGAATGGCACAAGGGCAATCTTATGAACGGGCGATGAGCGGTTATTATAGCGACGTGACTAAGGATGAGACCGTTCGTGAAAAAGAATTCTTGAAGAATGAAGATTTGGATAAGGTCAAAGGCACTATTTATGCTAGTCTAGTTCCTGTTGATATTCGTAGAAAAGGTGAAGAAGCGACAAGTAACTATATTTCTGAGCATTATGAAGATGTATCGAAGTTCCTTAGTCGTTTAGAAGCCGTGGGGGAGTAG
- a CDS encoding TIGR04197 family type VII secretion effector, protein MTTIRSDREVAQTYASQLANACQNLTAVSEVTKDTVTELEGNTRHHAVIDQAKSFLAQITAAVETASDHLHSVASDFEAVDQAGAESFEGEHD, encoded by the coding sequence ATGACAACAATTAGGAGCGATAGGGAAGTTGCCCAGACGTATGCCAGTCAATTGGCAAATGCTTGTCAGAATCTCACTGCTGTTAGTGAGGTGACAAAAGATACCGTAACGGAATTAGAGGGAAATACACGTCATCATGCGGTGATTGACCAAGCCAAGTCCTTTTTGGCACAAATTACTGCTGCTGTTGAGACGGCTTCTGACCATCTGCATTCGGTGGCTAGTGACTTTGAAGCGGTTGACCAAGCAGGTGCAGAAAGTTTTGAGGGCGAGCATGACTGA